In Pseudomonas deceptionensis, a single window of DNA contains:
- a CDS encoding flagellar hook-associated protein 3: MRISTSQFFESTSATYQNNFSSVIKTQGQIDSGVRIQTAADDPVGAARLLQLQQQKDMLGQYSTNMNSIKSSLGAQESVLDSINTALQSASELALGAGSGKSDADRATIANELKNIEDQVFSLLNSRDASGNYMFSGSKADTPPYTRNNDGTYSYQGDDTQLNLKVSDTLNLASSDTAKSFMENAVNTGRTQTTYVPTLDANGVPTVNDAKVSVSAGLITSSSVFNKSFADGQPYSLEFTSSTQYKLTDTNGKDVTSEVPGNGTFDSTKEGAHSISLRGVSFDIDVNLKDISAADQDAFVAGRTFNLEAKPDTFHASRTPSNASTAQITGSTVDDAKAYSDSFPSNGAVIKFTSDIEYEIYAQPITASSKSIANGSMTGDAITVMGVKFDFTGARAAGDQFVVKGNNHQSQSALDTISQLRSALMVPTDKFPAAQQTQNDAINSAIGNLQNASAGVDTARGSIGARLKAVDVQADANISLGLANDSTTAAIGNTDMAGASIELAFQKAMLEASQLAFVKISQLSLFNQL, from the coding sequence ATGCGTATTTCTACCTCGCAGTTTTTTGAATCGACCAGTGCCACCTACCAGAACAACTTCTCGTCGGTGATCAAGACCCAGGGCCAGATCGACTCCGGCGTGCGCATCCAGACGGCCGCGGATGATCCGGTGGGCGCGGCCCGCCTGCTGCAACTGCAGCAGCAAAAAGACATGCTGGGCCAGTACAGCACCAACATGAACAGCATCAAGTCTTCCTTGGGTGCTCAGGAATCGGTGCTCGACAGCATCAACACCGCGCTGCAGAGCGCCAGTGAGCTGGCCTTGGGGGCTGGTAGCGGTAAAAGTGATGCTGATCGCGCCACGATTGCCAACGAGCTGAAAAACATCGAAGACCAAGTATTCAGCCTGCTCAATAGCAGGGACGCCTCGGGCAATTACATGTTCTCGGGCTCTAAGGCCGATACGCCGCCTTACACCCGCAATAACGACGGCACATATAGTTATCAGGGCGACGATACGCAGCTCAACCTGAAGGTTTCGGACACCCTGAATCTGGCCAGCAGCGACACGGCCAAAAGCTTTATGGAGAACGCGGTCAATACCGGACGTACACAAACCACGTATGTACCGACGCTGGACGCCAATGGGGTGCCGACAGTCAATGATGCCAAAGTCTCAGTGTCGGCCGGCTTGATCACCTCGAGTTCGGTGTTCAACAAAAGCTTTGCCGATGGTCAGCCCTACTCGCTGGAGTTCACCAGCAGCACGCAATACAAACTGACTGACACTAACGGCAAAGATGTGACCTCTGAAGTGCCGGGCAATGGCACCTTCGATTCGACCAAGGAGGGGGCGCACAGCATCAGCCTACGGGGTGTGTCGTTTGATATCGACGTGAACCTCAAGGATATTTCTGCGGCGGATCAGGATGCTTTTGTGGCTGGTCGTACCTTCAACCTGGAGGCCAAGCCGGACACCTTTCACGCATCGCGCACGCCGAGCAATGCCTCGACGGCACAGATTACCGGCTCAACAGTTGACGATGCTAAAGCTTATAGCGACAGCTTCCCGAGCAATGGCGCGGTGATTAAATTCACCAGCGACATCGAGTACGAAATCTACGCCCAGCCTATAACGGCGAGCAGCAAATCGATTGCCAATGGAAGCATGACCGGCGACGCAATCACGGTCATGGGGGTCAAGTTCGATTTTACCGGCGCGCGGGCGGCGGGCGACCAGTTTGTGGTCAAGGGCAACAACCACCAGAGCCAAAGTGCGCTAGACACCATCAGCCAGTTGCGTTCGGCCTTGATGGTGCCAACCGACAAATTCCCGGCGGCCCAACAAACCCAGAATGATGCCATCAACTCCGCCATTGGTAACCTGCAAAACGCCAGTGCGGGCGTTGATACTGCGCGTGGCTCGATTGGTGCGCGCTTGAAGGCCGTCGATGTCCAGGCCGACGCCAATATCAGCCTGGGCCTGGCCAACGACTCCACCACGGCGGCGATTGGCAACACCGACATGGCCGGGGCGTCCATCGAACTGGCGTTCCAGAAAGCCATGCTCGAAGCCTCGCAACTGGCGTTCGTCAAAATTTCCCAGCTGAGCCTGTTTAACCAGCTTTAA
- the flgK gene encoding flagellar hook-associated protein FlgK, giving the protein MASLINIGMSGLNASQGALATVGNNIANANTSGYSRQQIVQGSGASQQVGGVFIGTGTTLADVRRVYNAYLDAQLQTTTSLNGDAQAYLDQIGSVDKLLSDKNTGVSAALSSFFSSLQTAASAPGDMSARQLLLTNAQTLSNRFNSISSQLNQQNEGINSQLDTLTSMVNQHTATIASLNKQIAQATTAGNTPNNLLDARNEAVRTLNELVGVTVQEHDNVYDITLGTGQALVQGNTSNTLSVQPGQVDKSQYSVQINYAQSKSDVTSVISGGKIGGLLRYRDDVLAPAMNDLGRTAIVVADAINKQLGQGLDANGEFGSSLFNNINSEKAITQRSLAATGNSAGSSNLNVSISDSSQLTTYDYKVTFTSATEYTVQRSDGQDAKGPFKLGDKQEIDGFTLQLPQGGAVAAGDSFKVSPTRNGASAIGVQMSDANKLAFAGPLVAGAGGSNSGTGAVGGLSLSSVLDIYGGVDLGKSQSDIEGAMPVRIAFDEAGTDGTQTYRVLNEAGKEIGKGSIVPGQDNKVTINVPVTNADGTTTNVGFDTVISGSPGKGDSFDIKFNKDGKADNRNANELLGLQTKATVGVDKSGNGGVSLGTSYSQLVSKVGGKASQASVDATANGAALAYAKEVRNSVSQVNLDEEASNLVKFQQYYTASSQIIKAAQATFSTLINSL; this is encoded by the coding sequence ATGGCGAGTTTGATCAACATCGGGATGTCGGGGCTTAACGCCAGTCAGGGCGCATTGGCCACCGTGGGCAATAACATTGCCAACGCCAATACCTCGGGCTATTCGCGTCAGCAAATCGTCCAGGGCAGTGGTGCCTCGCAACAGGTGGGCGGGGTGTTTATCGGCACCGGCACCACCCTGGCCGACGTGCGCCGCGTCTACAACGCCTACCTCGACGCCCAGTTGCAAACCACCACCTCGCTCAATGGCGATGCCCAGGCGTACCTGGATCAGATCGGTTCGGTCGACAAGCTGCTGTCGGATAAAAACACCGGCGTCTCGGCCGCCCTCAGCAGCTTTTTCTCATCGTTACAGACCGCCGCCAGCGCGCCCGGCGACATGTCGGCGCGCCAGTTGTTGCTGACCAACGCGCAAACCCTGAGCAACCGGTTCAACTCGATTTCGTCCCAGCTCAACCAGCAGAACGAAGGCATCAACAGCCAGCTGGACACCTTGACCTCGATGGTCAACCAGCACACGGCCACCATTGCTTCGCTGAACAAGCAGATTGCCCAGGCGACGACTGCCGGCAACACCCCGAACAACCTGCTGGATGCGCGCAACGAAGCCGTGCGCACCCTCAACGAGCTGGTGGGCGTTACGGTTCAGGAACACGACAACGTTTACGACATTACCCTGGGCACCGGCCAGGCGCTGGTGCAGGGCAATACGTCCAACACCCTCTCGGTGCAGCCGGGCCAGGTCGATAAAAGCCAGTACAGCGTTCAGATCAACTACGCGCAGTCCAAGTCCGACGTGACCTCGGTCATCAGCGGCGGCAAGATCGGCGGCCTGCTGCGTTATCGCGACGATGTGCTTGCACCTGCGATGAACGACCTGGGGCGCACCGCGATTGTGGTCGCCGATGCGATCAACAAGCAGCTGGGCCAGGGGCTGGACGCCAATGGCGAGTTTGGCTCGTCGCTGTTCAACAACATCAACAGCGAAAAGGCCATCACCCAGCGCAGCCTGGCAGCCACGGGCAACAGTGCCGGCTCCAGCAACCTGAACGTGAGCATCAGTGACAGCAGCCAACTGACGACTTACGACTACAAGGTGACGTTTACCAGTGCCACCGAATACACGGTCCAGCGTTCTGACGGCCAGGATGCCAAGGGGCCGTTCAAGCTCGGCGACAAGCAGGAGATCGACGGCTTTACCCTCCAGCTCCCCCAGGGCGGCGCGGTAGCTGCGGGCGACAGCTTCAAGGTCAGCCCCACCCGCAACGGCGCCAGCGCTATCGGCGTGCAAATGAGCGATGCCAATAAGTTGGCGTTTGCCGGGCCTTTGGTGGCGGGGGCGGGCGGTTCCAACAGTGGTACCGGTGCGGTGGGCGGCCTGAGCCTGTCCTCGGTGCTGGATATTTACGGCGGCGTCGATCTGGGCAAGTCGCAAAGTGATATTGAAGGCGCGATGCCGGTACGGATTGCCTTTGACGAAGCCGGCACCGACGGCACCCAGACTTATCGGGTGCTGAACGAAGCGGGCAAGGAAATCGGCAAAGGCAGCATCGTGCCGGGGCAGGACAACAAGGTCACGATCAATGTGCCCGTCACCAACGCGGACGGCACCACGACCAACGTCGGTTTTGACACTGTTATCAGCGGCTCGCCGGGCAAGGGCGACAGTTTCGATATCAAGTTCAACAAGGACGGCAAGGCCGACAACCGCAACGCCAACGAACTACTGGGCCTGCAAACCAAAGCCACCGTCGGCGTGGACAAGAGCGGCAACGGCGGTGTGAGCCTGGGTACCTCCTACAGCCAGCTGGTGTCCAAGGTGGGCGGCAAGGCCAGCCAGGCCTCGGTCGATGCCACGGCCAATGGCGCGGCACTGGCCTATGCCAAGGAAGTGCGCAACTCGGTGTCCCAGGTCAACCTGGACGAAGAAGCGTCCAACCTGGTCAAGTTTCAGCAGTACTACACCGCCTCGTCGCAGATCATTAAAGCGGCGCAAGCAACCTTCAGCACGCTGATCAACAGTCTTTAA
- the flgJ gene encoding flagellar assembly peptidoglycan hydrolase FlgJ, which translates to MDMRKSGVVSGSDSGAFTDLNRLNNLKVGDRESEGNMRKVAQEFESLFLNEMLKSMRSANEVLGKDNPLNTPAAKQYQEMYDQQLSVTLSRQGGGIGLADVLMRQMSKNKSAVPGEAAATTALTPQAKAPVAATSADSPFVRSSGQRQLWASRVAIAPNAAEGGHKNDMAMLNQRRLALPTKLTDRLLAGIVPSADPARSTLNTGAVPGRTSPGLDAVLKGSRQPMLSASGAQGRMQIYGRAVAQPPLAPAKQAFESPDAFVATMLPMAQQAADRIGVDPLYLVAQAALETGWGKSVMRQQDGSSSHNLFGIKATGSWQGAQARAITSEFKGGQMVKETADFRSYDSYQDSFHDLVTLLQSNNRYKEVLNAADKPEQFVRELQKAGYATDPEYASKISQIAKQMKTYQSYASTGSLTNL; encoded by the coding sequence ATGGACATGCGTAAGAGCGGTGTGGTCAGTGGCAGTGATTCCGGGGCGTTCACCGACCTTAATCGGCTGAACAACCTGAAGGTCGGCGACCGCGAAAGCGAAGGCAACATGCGTAAGGTTGCGCAGGAGTTCGAGTCGCTGTTCCTCAACGAAATGCTCAAATCCATGCGCTCGGCCAACGAAGTACTGGGCAAGGACAATCCGCTCAACACCCCGGCGGCCAAGCAGTATCAGGAAATGTACGACCAGCAGCTGTCGGTGACCTTGTCCCGGCAGGGCGGCGGCATCGGCCTGGCAGACGTGCTGATGCGCCAGATGTCGAAAAACAAATCCGCGGTGCCGGGGGAGGCTGCGGCCACCACCGCGCTGACCCCGCAAGCCAAGGCTCCGGTCGCTGCCACCTCTGCCGACAGCCCCTTTGTCCGCTCCAGTGGCCAGCGTCAGTTGTGGGCCTCGCGGGTCGCCATCGCGCCGAATGCGGCAGAGGGTGGGCACAAAAATGACATGGCCATGCTCAACCAGCGGCGTCTGGCGTTGCCGACCAAGCTGACCGACCGCTTGCTGGCCGGGATTGTGCCGTCCGCCGACCCGGCGCGCTCGACCCTCAACACCGGTGCAGTGCCGGGGCGCACCTCGCCGGGGCTGGATGCGGTGCTCAAGGGCAGCCGCCAGCCGATGCTCAGCGCCTCGGGTGCCCAAGGGCGGATGCAGATTTATGGCCGTGCCGTGGCGCAACCGCCGCTGGCCCCGGCCAAGCAAGCCTTCGAGTCGCCGGATGCCTTCGTCGCCACCATGCTGCCGATGGCGCAGCAGGCGGCCGACCGTATTGGCGTCGATCCGCTGTACCTGGTGGCGCAAGCTGCGCTGGAAACCGGCTGGGGCAAATCGGTGATGCGCCAGCAAGACGGCAGCAGCAGCCACAACCTGTTCGGCATCAAGGCCACCGGCAGTTGGCAGGGCGCGCAGGCGCGGGCCATCACCAGTGAGTTCAAGGGCGGGCAGATGGTCAAGGAAACGGCGGACTTCCGTTCCTACGACTCCTATCAAGACAGCTTCCACGATCTGGTGACGCTGTTGCAGAGCAACAATCGTTATAAAGAAGTGCTCAATGCGGCCGATAAACCGGAGCAGTTTGTACGCGAGTTGCAGAAGGCCGGTTACGCGACCGACCCTGAGTACGCGAGCAAGATTTCGCAGATAGCCAAGCAAATGAAAACCTACCAGAGCTACGCCTCGACGGGTTCTCTCACGAATTTATAA